From the genome of Chroicocephalus ridibundus chromosome 1, bChrRid1.1, whole genome shotgun sequence, one region includes:
- the ARHGEF5 gene encoding rho guanine nucleotide exchange factor 5 → MESEETSEGGTTPPEASSATGEAWDSAAIEREHHAPHTSAKMSTSLSDSAKEAELSTPKDCLSAPGETAEMLGRPSNPVRRVPAGLEREQGDAEPQKGLSELEGEMFLEEGGLNCSLKLKQVELVDLESNQDSSSLSTVQDVPAPGNAILQAVDLSTEFPQCQAERAFHGSDPQAQHPKSPLADAISSQRETPKCFLVCKTVSEGHYKAEPFLGKSSMDSLQEVDAGAEQQQSSDKVAPATGEQPTSEKAVEDMAKPYASEDAKESVRAFQDLEENRESSSSHQLSSTLTDDSQVSSLQAEGNISAGETRNSSMVKDQGAVMVPKENSSTCKCLHLEDDHRKTEGRPASPAERAFQVKDTAKIIEEMNTSRHKERAQEEAVSELQQEEKKKECKEQNLTGEGKYLEPKDQKNKERNEQEHQLQKEELKLEEELELETPSPAFRSEISSVPRHNVDLRGLENVFLAEQTGSAFPPGELVSVHQHPGEDVLLKGHVTETGSGCQPPTACPLSSNNLNPVGETPVAPPQTCLISDHAEDLEDSGRFSISGQDVGEADWDDRTRLGREDENIDGHGKAVQRFDKRGAPLHGEVAAPSSAENPEASVPSSGTENLEPPDHIDPHLITENLGKADLQDFVPTLPSELTSVPSTFGLQQEGASVTASVTSKDCPGANLNKLLDSVEKPANKASSMQVQDPTSGETAVARTDPGEANVSHELLTSEEGFHEELSGPSSFSVIYTSCLPHERSLPEDRRTVAIIAQPLEPPQTPGRTSTPLNHPETINQNPSEKSAIIQGKETGANVDHEAQQMPLLDQTDCSLNQKEPGSRISSVLSTLIWPSEEDMVLAVNEQEQHLSPVSHSSLPLVSEPDAKQLPHPPSHVQSPSQAQAPALNANHLAQPPALESYRPLAPVSHSRPHLNCGMDNDNLLATHPPISHPLRTAASVSDSNNVASASDGEDVAEKDDLVPISREWDLGDSGTHDTETSDDSGVSLLAKSFSAVGNEALASCSDTSPETTDQHVDIQWGKSSPDHPSWPSLEGLIASTDSKSRESAQPLPMLAFTNPIHFLQLSPPSPPTTRNTCQDEEVSGELQWEQRAGIFGVDTKNIQAPLATTEKIEDERRVKQRLVQPKEEIPRHPPLEKSSSWPDKKTVRVVAQEPTANQESPIKRRVKSKDWHRQGLKRTSVPPDILHEIPSVPSEEEAHKAHREPPVSSETVILREKKPADAMENFKRRHSKLMNSSRLLYQEYSDVVLNKAIQSQKRVDSFAEDIESSFPSSPRLRRKVLSPQDSYLQRLSVSSNASLWQDIPMIRGSRILLNMSRDEQKLQEAKFELIISEASYLRSLNVAVDHFQRSAELQAMLTNQERQWLFSRLHDVRDVSASFLFDLEEKFEEDIFTFHVCDVALKHAPEFRRVYLPYVTNQTYQEQTFQRLLNGNAGFQQVLERLESDPVCQRLSLKSFLILPFQRITRLKLLLQNILKRTRPGSEEEVQATQAYDALEKLIKDCNENVQRMKSTEELIYLSQKIEFECKIFPLISQSRRLVKCGELTALDFNTPSPKWKVTTRPIYLHLFNDCLLLSRPKEGGRFVVFDHAAFSDVRGEKCEMKLHGTNKNVFRLFLLQNNQGKRVEFLFRTETHSEKLRWISALAPPRGELDLLECPDAPQVQCIKTYKARENDELALEKADIIMVMQNSNDGWMEGVKLSDRERGWFPAEHVELISSKHARQKNLKEEQRVKNAKQQVFCKK, encoded by the exons ATGGAGTCTGAAGAAACCAGCGAGGGAGGTACCACTCCCCCAGAAGCCAGCAGTGCCACTGGGGAAGCCTGGGATTCTGCAGCAATTGAAAGAGAGCATCATGCCCCTCACACATCAGCTAAAATGAGCACCAGCCTATCTGACTCTGCAAAGGAAGCAGAGCTCAGCACTCCCAAGGACTGCCTATCTGCTCCAGGGGAAACAGCAGAGATGCTGGGCAGACCCTCTAACCCTGTGCGAAGAGTGCCAGCAGGACTGGAACGAGAGCAAGGTGATGCAGAGCCTCAAAAGGGACTCTCAGAATTGGAAGGAGAAATGTTTTTAGAGGAGGGTGGACTGAATTGTTCTCTGAAACTTAAGCAAGTAGAGCTGGTTGACCTGGAAAGCAACCAGGACTCTTCCTCTCTCAGCACGGTCCAGGATGTGCCAGCCCCTGGCAACGCCATCCTGCAGGCTGTGGACCTCAGCACTGAGTTTCCTCAGTGCCAGGCAGAACGGGCTTTTCATGGCTCAGACCCTCAGGCCCAGCATCCAAAATCTCCTTTGGCTGATGCCATTTCCTCTCAGAGAGAGACACCTAAGTGCTTCTTGGTGTGTAAAACTGTTTCAGAGGGACATTATAAAGCTGAACCATTTCTGGGTAAGAGCTCCATGGATTCTTTGCAGGAGGTTGATGctggtgcagagcagcagcagagcagcgaCAAAGTGGCACCAGCAACTGGTGAGCAGCCTACCTCAGAGAAAGCAGTAGAGGACATGGCTAAACCTTACGCTTCTGAAGATGCTAAGGAAAGCGTAAGAGCATTCCAGGATTTGGAAGAGAATAGAGAGTCTTCCTCTTCCCATCAGCTGTCTTCCACTTTAACAGATGACAGCCAAGTAAGTTCACTACAAGCAGAAGGAAACATCTCAGCGGGTGAAACAAGGAATAGCAGCATGGTCAAAGACCAGGGAGCAGTAATGGTTCCTAAAGAAAACTCATCCACTTGCAAATGCCTTCATCTTGAAGATGATCACAGAAAAACAGAGGGCAGACCTGCCTCTCCAGCAGAGCGTGCCTTCCAAGTAAAGGATACTGCTAAAATAATTGAGGAAATGAATACTTCACGGCATAAGGAACGAGCACAGGAGGAGGCAGTGTCTGAACTTcagcaggaagagaagaagaaagagtgCAAAGAGCAGAATCtgacaggagaaggaaaatatttggagcCCAAAGATCAGAAAAACAAGGAACgaaatgagcaggaacatcaactgcagaaggaagagctgaaaCTGGAGGAAGAGCTCGAACTGGAGACTCCGTCACCAGCTTTCAGGTCAGAGATATCTTCTGTTCCTAGGCATAATGTGGATTTGCGTGGTTTGGAGAATGTTTTTTTGGCTGAGCAAACAGGTTCAGCATTTCCTCCTGGGGAACTTGTCTCTGTGCATCAGCATCCTGGTGAGGATGTACTGCTGAAAGGTCATGTCACAGAAACAGGTTCTGGATGTCAGCCACCCACTGCCTGCCCTCTGTCCTCAAATAACCTGAACCCAGTGGGAGAAACTCCAGTGGCACCTCCACAGACTTGCCTTATCTCTGACCATGCAGAAGACCTAGAAGACTCTGGCCGCTTTTCCATCAGTGGTCAGGATGTGGGAGAAGCTGACTGGGATGACAGGACAAGACTGGGCAGGGAGGATGAGAACATTGATGGGCATGGAAAGGCTGTCCAGAGGTTTGATAAAAGAGGTGCTCCACTCCATGGAGAAGTGGCAGCACCTTCTAGTGCAGAGAACCCAGAAGCTTCTGTTCCTTCCTCTGGTACCGAGAACTTGGAGCCACCTGATCATATAGATCCTCATCTCATTACAGAAAATTTGGGGAAAGCTGATCTTCAGGACTTCGTTCCAACTTTACCCTCAGAGCTCACCTCTGTGCCTTCAACGTTTGGCCTGCAGCAAGAGGGTGCTAGCGTAACAGCCTCTGTGACCTCTAAGGACTGTCCTGGCGCCAACCTGAACAAACTGCTAGACTCTGTAGAGAAGCCAGCCAACAAAGCCTCTTCTATGCAAGTGCAGGACCCAACATCAGGGGAAACTGCTGTTGCAAGGACTGATCCAGGGGAGGCCAATGTTTCCCATGAACTTCTTACTTCTGAGGAAGGCTTTCATGAAGAACTTAGTGGCCCATCTTCTTTCTCCGTAATATACACGAGCTGTCTTCCTCACGAGAGGAGCCTTCCTGAGGATAGGAGGACTGTGGCTATCATTGCACAGCCTCTGGAACCACCCCAAACACCAGGCAGGACTTCCACTCCCCTGAACCACCCAGAGACAATTAATCAAAACCCCTCAGAAAAAAGCGCCATTATTCAAGGAAAAGAAACGGGAGCAAATGTGGATCATGAAGCACAACAAATGCCTTTACTTGATCAGACTGACTGCAGTTTAAACCAAAAAGAGCCTGGATCCAGAATCTCCAGTGTCCTGAGCACCCTGATTTGGCCCTCTGAAGAAGATATGGTCCTTGCTGTGAATGAGCAAGAACAACATCTGTCCCCTGTGTCCCACTCAAGCCTACCTCTGGTGTCTGAGCCTGATGCCAAACagcttcctcatcctccttcccaTGTCCAAAGCCCCAGTCAAGCTCAGGCCCCTGCACTTAACGCAAATCACCTTGCCCAACCTCCAGCCCTTGAAAGTTATAGGCCACTGGCTCCTGTATCCCACTCCAGGCCACATCTCAACTGTGGTATGGACAATGATAACTTACTAGCCACTCACCCTCCTATAAGCCATCCTCTCCGGACTGCCGCCTCTGTGTCTGATTCTAACAATGTGGCCTCTGCTTCTGATGGAGAAGATGTAGCAGAGAAAGATGACCTTGTTCCCATAAGTAGAGAGTGGGATCTCGGTGACTCAGGTACCCATGATACAGAGACTTCTGATGATTCAGGGGTCAGTCTGTTGGCCAAAAGCTTTTCTGCTGTTGGAAATGAGGCATTGGCCAGCTGCTCTGACACCAGCCCTGAAACAACGGATCAGCACGTGGATATACAGTGGGGAAAGTCCTCACCTGACCACCCTTCTTGGCCCTCGCTGGAAGGCCTGATAGCATCCACAGACTCCAAGAGCAGAGAATCTGCACAGCCACTTCCGATGCTAGCATTCACCAATCCAATCCACTTTCTCCAGCTCAGCCCTCCATCACCACCAACCACCAGAAACACCTGCCAAGACGAGGAGGTCTCAGGGGAGCTGCAATGGGAGCAACGCGCAGGCATCTTTGGGGTGGACACAAAGAACATCCAGGCTCCGTTGGCAACCACGGAGAAAATAGAAGATGAAAGGAGGGTCAAGCAAAGGCTAGTTCAGCCAAAGGAGGAAATACCCAGACATCCACCCTTGGAAAAATCATCAAGTTGGCCAGACAAAAAAACGGTCAGGGTAGTTGCACAGGAGCCGACAGCCAATCAAGAAAGCCCAATTAAGCGCCGAGTAAAAAGCAAGGACTGGCATCGGCAGGGCCTGAAGAGGACATCAGTACCACCAGATATCCTGCACG AAATCCCTTCTGTTCCTTCAGAGGAAGAAGCTCACAAGGCACACAGGGAACCACCAGTCAGTTCAGAAACAGTTATATTGCG AGAGAAGAAACCCGCAGATGCAATGGAGAACTTCAAACGCCGGCACTCCAAACTGATGAACTCCT CAAGATTGCTGTATCAGGAGTACAGTGATGTGGTTCTGAACAAAGCCATTCAGAGCCAGAAGAGAGTGGATTCTTTCGCAGAGGATATAGAGTCGAGTTTCCCAAGCTCCCCAAGGCTACGGAGGAAAGTGCTGTCTCCTCAGGACTCATATTTGCAACGTCTGTCAGTCTCATCTAATGCATCCCTCTGGCAGGACATCCCGATGATACGGGGCAGCAGAATACTACTCAATATGTCCCGTGATGAGCAGAAGCTGCAAGAG GCCAAGTTTGAGTTGATAATATCTGAGGCTTCATACCTGCGCAGTTTAAATGTGGCAGTGGATCACTTCCAGCGATCCGCAGAGCTCCAGGCAATGCTCACCAATCAAGAGCGTCAGTGGCTTTTCTCCCGCCTTCATGATGTACGCGATGTCAGTGCCAG TTTCCTCTTTGACTTGGAGGAGAAATTTGAGGAGGACATATTCACCTTCCACGTGTGTGATGTGGCTCTGAAACACGCCCCTGAGTTCCGCAGGGTGTATCTACCATATGTAACAAACCAGACATATCAGGAGCAAACCTTCCAGCGGTTACT aaatggaaatgcaggGTTCCAGCAAGTCCTGGAGAGACTGGAAAGTGATCCAGTATGCCAGCGCCTCTCACTTAaatccttcctcatcctcccttTCCAGCGTATCACTCGACTCAAACTCCTCCTACAG AATATCCTGAAAAGAACTCGGCCAGGGTCTGAGGAGGAAGTGCAAGCAACACAGGCCTATGATGCACTTGAAAAG CTCATCAAGGATTGCAATGAAAATGTCCAGCGCATGAAGAGCACTGAAGAGCTGATCTACCTCAGCCAGAAGATTGAATTTGAGTGCAAG ATATTCCCACTCATCTCACAGTCAAGGCGACTTGTGAAGTGTGGTGAGTTGACAGCACTGGACTTCAACACCCCGAGTCCAAAATGGAAAGTCACCACCCGTCCCATCTACCTACATCTTTTCAATGACTGTCTGCTCCTGTCTCGGCCGAAGGA GGGTGGACGTTTTGTTGTGTTTGATCATGCCGCTTTCTCAGATGTGCGTGGGGAGAAGTGCGAGATGAAACTGCAtggaacaaacaaaaatgttttccgTCTCTTTCTACTTCAGAATAACCAAGGAAAGAGAGTGGAGTTTTTGTTTCGTACAGAGACACA CAGTGAGAAGCTCAGGTGGATCTCTGCTTTGGCTCCTCCACGAGGAGAACTGGACCTCCTGGAATGCCCTG ATGCACCACAGGTTCAATGCATAAAGACTTACA